The genomic region CGGGGTCACAGATCTGTGCTTTGGGTCAGAAGTCACATTTCAAGGTCGGGGAAAGTGCACACCTGAACAGATGGGCCACCAGGTGCCGCAGGGTACTGTAGTTAGAGTCAGGCAGCTGCACCAAGAGGGTCTTCAGCGAGCGGATAAcctcagggctggggctgggggtcccAGGGTCGTGCCCTGGGTCTGCATGCAGGGTCTTAGCCAGAGAGATGAAGGCGTCGTAGAGGTGGAAGGGGACCACGGGGTCAGTGAGCTGGGGGTGGAATGGCAGGAGGGACATGGGTTTGGGTGGGCTGCAGAGGGTCCTCAGCCTGAACCCACCCAGCCCCTACCCATGAGCCGCTGAGTACCCACCTCCTGGAGGAATCTCTTGAGAACACTTGAGACATCATGAGGCGAGTTTCCTGACATGTCCACCAATGCTCGACCATTCTCAAAAGCCTGGCACAGCCGCTCCACGCGGACCCGGGACCCACTGACCCGGTAAATGCCCTGTAGGGCAGGGGTAGGAGAGAAACATCCGGCTTACCAACTGGCCGTCAGGAGTACCGGGTCACTACTGGGGGTGGTCAAGAATCAGGGCAGTACCTGCACACCCAGGGCACGCTGTTCTATCTCGGCTGTGCACTTGGTGATCACAAAAGGCACCTCCTCCGGGAAGTCTCTGGGCAGCTGCAGGAAGTCAACCCCAAAGAGGGGGGTCCGGGCTGGGAGCCGCCTATGTCCACAGAGGATCAGCAGAGTTTCCAGGCAGCGCTTGTGGCAGGTCAGAAAGCACTGAAGGGAATGTCACAGTGTTGGGAGGTCATCAGGGATCAACAGGGGAAGGGAGGTCATAGGGATCCTCTAGGGAGTGGGGGAGACTCATAGGGCATCATTATATCAGGGCATTGTCCTAATGGCAGAAGGGGCATAGGGATTTCAGGTCAGAGAAGTGTCTGGGGTCAGGGAGGTCACTGGGGTCAGAAGAGGTCATTGGTTGATGGGCCCAGGCCACACCTCCTCGCACTCGGTCCCGCTGACCATGAAGGCATCACACTCGCGGCACTTGGCTGGGCCCCGGAGCCGCCGCAGCCGGTGAGTCTGGGCCGCATTGGACAGCGTCCACTTCCTGAAGGGGCTTCCTAGGCCGTTCTCTAGCCCATCTACCAGGTCTGCAGGGACACAGGGTCAAGGGTGTCTGGTCCACCCCACACCCCTCACCACACCCCATTTGCTTCCAGCCTTACCAGGGTCTCGCTCTTCAAAGTCATCTGAGGACTCGGTGCCTATGGATGAGACCTTCACCAACCGCCTTGTGCCAGAGCCTAGAGTCAGAGCGTCACAGAGGTCAAGGGTCACAGAGGTTGTGGGGAAGCTCCAGGGCTAAGGAGATATTCCTGGTTTTTAGGCTTTCCAGAACCACCCACAGATGCTCTTGGGGAAAGGGTCAGAGGTCAGGAGGAAAGTCAGGTCAGTGACTGGGGGTTGCAGAATGGGTCAGCAATCTGGGGGGTGGTTCAGAAGCTGGCTCAAGAGAATGGATCAGAGGGTGAAGAAAATAGGTCAGGGATGCAGGTAAGTCAAAGGTCAAGTGAAAGGTTAGAGATGGAGAGTCAGAGTCTGGTTGGGGACTGGGGACTGAGGACTGGAAGAGGGTTAGGGCCAGCTCCTAGCCACACCTGGGCTGGAAGTGGGAGAGTCCAGGGACCGGGACTCACTGCCACCACCCACACTGTCTGCATCGCCACCGGGAGTCCGGCCTGGAGTTCCTGGGAGGAAATAGGTCAATTAGGATGGACCCCTGCTCCGGCACCACTCATGCCTCCCTATCACTGTGCTCACCCTGCCAGCCTGTGCCTGCGTCCtcccaggggcctgcctccgaggCACTTTCATCCAGccgtggtggtggggggcaggagatCTTCTTTCTTGTGTCCAGGGGAGAGCTGAAAGGAGAGGTTTGAGGGCTCTGGTGACCAGGAAACTGCCCTGGGATGACATCACCTGTGCATTGCGTCTAGGAGGACCCAACTCGAAGCACTTGTGTCTGGAAGCCTTGACACCAGTGAGCACCCAGTTCAATGACCCTGAAGTTCAGCCTCTCCCAGAACTGGAATACCCACCCCCAAAAGTGCTTTGGCAACCAAATCCAAGAACTGAGGCTTTGAGTTTTCTGACCCCCCAAGAACTCAACCTGTGGTGCCAACAGCCTGCAACTGTCTCTGGGGCTCATTCCTGACCCTGGTCCCCGAGGGAGGCCCACCTGTGCGCAGCCGGCACGAACTCCTGGAAGGAGAAGGCAGGCGGAGGGGGTGGCGGGGCCTCGGGCTGCAGCACCCTCACGAACTCCTGGTAGCGCTGGCCGGGCTCGAAGGGCTCGCAGCACTCGGCCAGGGCGGAGAAGGCGCGGGGACCCCGCTCTGCCTGCGCCCCTCGGAGCTTGAACAGTCCCAGGGTCACCtgcgtggtgggggtgggggggtgggaagcggggcaggggaagggaggaccAACGGCAGTCAGAGGGGGTGGAGCCTGACCTTTAGAGTCGCCATTGCGGCCAGGGTTTGGGGGCGGGGCGAGCAATGAGTAGCCGCTGGGGGATCGTGGTCAGAGCCTGacctggaggagggggaagagggagacaggacCCCATGCGGGTGGCGCCGAGGCTGACGTGTGGTCAGGGACTGAGGGTGGAAACTGGTCGCCTAGGGAGGagtcctgggccctggggataGTTTAGGGGCAGAGGGCCTTCAACTGGGGCCAAAGGAGAATGTGGGGTGGCAGTGGGAAAGGGTCTCACCCGCCTCAGCACTTCGTCCCCCTGCAGCACCAGCTTGCGCACGTGCGACACGATCCGCTGTTTGGCGGCCTCTAGGTCTTGCTGCCGCGCGTTGGCCTCGCGGACGCACATCTGGTACAGCGCCATGGCCTCCTGCACCTGGGGAGACCAGGCTAGGGCACATGTGGGACAGAGTGTGGGGCCGGGTGAGCTGCAGCTCTGGCGGGGCACGGGGCTAGGTCCCCACCTTGGCCTGGGCCTCCTCTCGAGATCGCCGCCGCCGCTCCTGCTGtttgctgggccctggggaggccTGGGGTGCCGGGTCCTCCGGAGACGCCTGGGAGCGAACCCACAGGTCCTCGCTGCGCTGTACATACTGGAGCTGGGCCCTCCGCAGCGCCTGCACTGCGTCATTCTGGggccgtggggggtgggggcaggaacaGAAGGGGACCGATCAgcacctcttcctctcttctgccaGCCCAGCAAGGGtgcacccacccaccctgccAAGGCCTCACCATCCGCTTCTGCTCTTTCGTCCACTGCTCCTTAAACTCTTTCCGCCACTTCTCAATCTCAGTTCGTTTGGCTGCTAGGGGCTGGCAAGGAggacagatgggggtggggggctgcctcAGGGCCACGCCCggtctctctgctcccctctaCCACGTGCCTTTTATCCTCTGGACCCTCTCGGGGGTCTGcattctcccccaccctccagctctcCACCTCATCCTTTCTAAAGCCTGAATCCAGAGATGCCAAAGCTCTCTTCCTGGGAACACTCGACGCCTTGCCccatcccccctcaccccccaccaaaCCCTGCAAAGGAACAGAAGCAGTTTTGCAATTGCTCAGGAAGCCTGGTTTGA from Mustela erminea isolate mMusErm1 chromosome 1, mMusErm1.Pri, whole genome shotgun sequence harbors:
- the GMIP gene encoding GEM-interacting protein isoform X3; this encodes MLPGDPVLSGDPESDKTPTANETSETSIWSRPSTEGPAPLTGEELDLRLIRTTGGVDAALEYAKTWSRYAKELLAWTEKRASLELEFAKSIMKIAEAGKVSIHQQNHMPLQYIYTLFLEHDLSLGALAMETVAQQKRDYYQPLAAKRTEIEKWRKEFKEQWTKEQKRMNDAVQALRRAQLQYVQRSEDLWVRSQASPEDPAPQASPGPSKQQERRRRSREEAQAKVQEAMALYQMCVREANARQQDLEAAKQRIVSHVRKLVLQGDEVLRRVTLGLFKLRGAQAERGPRAFSALAECCEPFEPGQRYQEFVRVLQPEAPPPPPPAFSFQEFVPAAHSSPLDTRKKISCPPPPRLDESASEAGPWEDAGTGWQGTPGRTPGGDADSVGGGSESRSLDSPTSSPGSGTRRLVKVSSIGTESSDDFEERDPDLVDGLENGLGSPFRKWTLSNAAQTHRLRRLRGPAKCRECDAFMVSGTECEECFLTCHKRCLETLLILCGHRRLPARTPLFGVDFLQLPRDFPEEVPFVITKCTAEIEQRALGVQGIYRVSGSRVRVERLCQAFENGRALVDMSGNSPHDVSSVLKRFLQELTDPVVPFHLYDAFISLAKTLHADPGHDPGTPSPSPEVIRSLKTLLVQLPDSNYSTLRHLVAHLFRVAAQFEENKMSANNLGIVFGPTLLRPPDGPGTAGAGPVTCLLDSGHQAQLVEFLIVYYEQIFGMDDLPVATEPLPQDPSPAPGPLLNNNPQPPSSDLAPDPLPPVLASDPDPDPEPHSTLEKHPEATPPEIPTPQSDQRDMVEDTREEGGEVSSQGPEDSLLGTQSRGHFSRQPVKYPRGGVRPVTHQLSSLAQVASKLSEETPVASVTRGSLRRRGPGPVSSSSPEGSPLRRTPLPKHFEITQETARLLSKLHNEAVPKATCCPDPQPEEVEDHL
- the GMIP gene encoding GEM-interacting protein isoform X1, which encodes MDAAEPGLPPAPESRKRYSDIFRSLDNLEISLGNVTLEMLPGDPVLSGDPESDKTPTANETSETSIWSRPSTEGPAPLTGEELDLRLIRTTGGVDAALEYAKTWSRYAKELLAWTEKRASLELEFAKSIMKIAEAGKVSIHQQNHMPLQYIYTLFLEHDLSLGALAMETVAQQKRDYYQPLAAKRTEIEKWRKEFKEQWTKEQKRMNDAVQALRRAQLQYVQRSEDLWVRSQASPEDPAPQASPGPSKQQERRRRSREEAQAKVQEAMALYQMCVREANARQQDLEAAKQRIVSHVRKLVLQGDEVLRRVTLGLFKLRGAQAERGPRAFSALAECCEPFEPGQRYQEFVRVLQPEAPPPPPPAFSFQEFVPAAHSSPLDTRKKISCPPPPRLDESASEAGPWEDAGTGWQGTPGRTPGGDADSVGGGSESRSLDSPTSSPGSGTRRLVKVSSIGTESSDDFEERDPDLVDGLENGLGSPFRKWTLSNAAQTHRLRRLRGPAKCRECDAFMVSGTECEECFLTCHKRCLETLLILCGHRRLPARTPLFGVDFLQLPRDFPEEVPFVITKCTAEIEQRALGVQGIYRVSGSRVRVERLCQAFENGRALVDMSGNSPHDVSSVLKRFLQELTDPVVPFHLYDAFISLAKTLHADPGHDPGTPSPSPEVIRSLKTLLVQLPDSNYSTLRHLVAHLFRVAAQFEENKMSANNLGIVFGPTLLRPPDGPGTAGAGPVTCLLDSGHQAQLVEFLIVYYEQIFGMDDLPVATEPLPQDPSPAPGPLLNNNPQPPSSDLAPDPLPPVLASDPDPDPEPHSTLEKHPEATPPEIPTPQSDQRDMVEDTREEGGEVSSQGPEDSLLGTQSRGHFSRQPVKYPRGGVRPVTHQLSSLAQVASKLSEETPVASVTRGSLRRRGPGPVSSSSPEGSPLRRTPLPKHFEITQETARLLSKLHNEAVPKATCCPDPQPEEVEDHL
- the GMIP gene encoding GEM-interacting protein isoform X2 encodes the protein MDAAEPGLPPAPESRKRYSDIFRSLDNLEISLGNVTLEMLPGDPVLSGDPESDKTPTANETSETSIWSRPSTEGPAPLTGEELDLRLIRTTGGVDAALEYAKTWSRYAKELLAWTEKRASLELEFAKSIMKIAEAGKVSIHQQNHMPLQYIYTLFLEHDLSLGALAMETVAQQKRDYYQPLAAKRTEIEKWRKEFKEQWTKEQKRMNDAVQALRRAQLQYVQRSEDLWVRSQASPEDPAPQASPGPSKQQERRRRSREEAQAKVQEAMALYQMCVREANARQQDLEAAKQRIVSHVRKLVLQGDEVLRRVTLGLFKLRGAQAERGPRAFSALAECCEPFEPGQRYQEFVRVLQPEAPPPPPPAFSFQEFVPAAHSSPLDTRKKISCPPPPRLDESASEAGPWEDAGTGWQGSGTRRLVKVSSIGTESSDDFEERDPDLVDGLENGLGSPFRKWTLSNAAQTHRLRRLRGPAKCRECDAFMVSGTECEECFLTCHKRCLETLLILCGHRRLPARTPLFGVDFLQLPRDFPEEVPFVITKCTAEIEQRALGVQGIYRVSGSRVRVERLCQAFENGRALVDMSGNSPHDVSSVLKRFLQELTDPVVPFHLYDAFISLAKTLHADPGHDPGTPSPSPEVIRSLKTLLVQLPDSNYSTLRHLVAHLFRVAAQFEENKMSANNLGIVFGPTLLRPPDGPGTAGAGPVTCLLDSGHQAQLVEFLIVYYEQIFGMDDLPVATEPLPQDPSPAPGPLLNNNPQPPSSDLAPDPLPPVLASDPDPDPEPHSTLEKHPEATPPEIPTPQSDQRDMVEDTREEGGEVSSQGPEDSLLGTQSRGHFSRQPVKYPRGGVRPVTHQLSSLAQVASKLSEETPVASVTRGSLRRRGPGPVSSSSPEGSPLRRTPLPKHFEITQETARLLSKLHNEAVPKATCCPDPQPEEVEDHL